The sequence TTAACTACCAATGTTGCCTTGAAATTGTTGATATTTGGAGTAATTTGCAGTTGAACTAGAGcctggttttgtttatgtaaatgtaaaatgtaaaaaatgcaAATGACATTTAAAAGTCtagcatttctttttttcttaataggaaaaaaaaataataactttTTTCAGGTAGTTGCTGCTGCCAAGGTTCTGTAACAGCGTATAGACTGACAAGACAACAGCTATGGTAGAGGGAGCAGGTGTTGTCTTGTCACTAATCGCACACCTTTGAACTTCAGGCGCGAGTGCTGAGCTGTGCCGTGCCATGACGCGCGCGATTAGCCACAGGGAGTATGGCCACGTTCACTCTCTCACGCGTCCACTCCGCCTGTAATCCACAGGTTCAGGTTTGACTACAGCAACGAGCGAGCCCTCCGGCGCACCCTGCAGGAGGATGTGGTGAAGGATGTGCTGACCAACGCACACGTGCAGAGCGCCCTGGAGCGTGAGTTTGAGAAGATGAAGGAAGACCGGGAGATTCTGCGTGCCATCTTCCCCACAGGGGACAGCAAGGTGGGCCAAGTGCACATGCCCAGTGGGAAGAATAGTAGTGCTCAACATGGAATATTATTCTTTATttctatatttatttatttgtttgtttgtttattcattcatttatgaATTTCACTCAATTCTATCTGAATTtgcatgtttttaaaatgcatgcacacatgcactccaTGATTTGCCCCTGTAGGACTTCATTCAGTGGTAGTTATAATTTTCTCCTGTAGGTGGTGCTGCCATGCAACTTGGCCAGAATGATCTGGAACGCCCAGAAGATTTTCCGCATTAACCCCCGGACCCCCACAGACCTCAACCCACTGCGGGTGATTGAAGGTGTGTATGATTGACTTCAGTCACgataaacaaaaagaaaaaatgtccCTATTTATTTCCGTTCTTATTTCAAACTTTTTACATGGCCCCTCTGCTACTTTAAGTTGTGCTCCTATGTTGCATTTGTCAAATTGGATCCAATTTTTTGTTTAGTTATTTACCAGAGTATATGGGATTAGTTTCTGGTCGCTTGTGGACGCCTTAATGTCAGGCCACTGCTTACTGCTAAATTAAGCCTCACGCTAGCTATATAAAGAGTGCTGATGACTTAGAGCGGTGTGGGGGATCACTGGCGTCACATGACATACTGGAGGCAGATGCGTGTTTGAAGCCATGTTCTGCAGTGTGCAGTACTCCACAGCCTTTATGACATGGCCATAAGAGAAGAGCTCTGGCCCTTCAAATTGCACTAATGTCATTGTGAATAGGATTAAATGCATTGTTCTGGCAATTGCCTCTTAGTCACTATTGATAATTAAAAGATCAGTTTCATCCATGTGGCAGAATACAActtttaaaattaattaaagttAATCTTGCATCCGATGAAATACAAAATTATAAAAGTTGTAATTTTATGAATGAGTTTCCCATAATCTAATTGTAATGATGATATTTTCAACTTTATTAAGTTGATGCTCATGTATCATttttctttccccccccccccccctgtccgCAGGTACCCATGAGCTGAGTAAGAAGCTGGTGATCGTGAACGGCGAAGACCCTCTGAGTCGGCAGGCGCAGCAGAACGCCACGCTGCTCTTCAACATCCACCTGCGCTCCACGCTCTGCTCGCGCCGCATGACCGAGGAGTTCCGCCTGAGCACCGAAGCCTTCGACTGGCTCCTCGGAGAGATCGAAACCAAATTCAACCAGTCTATCGTGAGTCAGACTTAAACATTGTTCGCGTGGGACTGATTGTGAAGCTTAGTTTCCCCAGACTGCCCATTGGCTAATGTAAATGCTAACTCAATGTGTTTATGCTGTTATTTATGACCATGAGCAGGTGCAGATGTTTTAGGAAATTCtagttttaatttaattttaataAACATTTTTGATAATGATAAAGATAAGGAACGCACAGGGgcacgtttcccaaaaccatagttgctaactaagttggCAAAGCAGTttcaaccaactaagttgctaactggTTATGATGCCATTCTATTTCACCCCTGAGTATGGTGTATCAGATTAGCAGAAAGTGGACATGCCTGATGTGAACACAGACCCATCCCGTGAcggtccctctccctcccttctgtcAACAGGCCCACCCAGGCGAGATGGTCGGCGCCCTGGCTGCCCAGTCCCTGGGAGAGCCCGCCACCCAGATGACCCTGAACACTTTCCATTACGCCGGTGTGTCGGCCAAGAACGTCACCCTGGGTGTGCCCCGTCTTAAGGAGTTGATCAACATCTCCAAGCGGCCCAAGACCCCCTCGCTCACAGTCTTCCTGGTGGGCCAAGCGGCACGTGACGCTGAGAGGGCCAAAGACATCCTGTGTCGCCTGGAGCACACCACACTACGCAAGGTATTTGCCTGATCTAACTGGTTTCTTAAGTCTTTAATGTACACGTACATAAACGTACGTATGTACATGCATGCTGAATGCATTTCATTATAGAATTCATAAGCCATACAAGATACAAATTGAAGTGTGCAAGTCATCCACCTCAAGACTTCTGTTTTATGGAAGCTTCCACAAAGTGCAACCACAACCCTAAGCAATATCTGCTTTTGATACACTCTTTCACTGCATCTAACAAACATGAGATGTGTTTTACTTTTGTTGCGCTGAAACAGATGAGGCTATACATAAAAATGCCCATGAATATGCCCTGCTTGTGATTACAGGTGACAgccaacactgccatctactaCGACCCCAATCCTCAAAACACAGTGGTGACTGAGGACCAGGAGTGGGTGAATGTCTACTATGAGATGCCGGACTTTGACGTGACCCGCATTTCGCCCTGGTTGCTCCGCATTGAGCTGGACCGCAAACACATGACTGACCGCAAACTGACCATGGAGCAGATCGCTGAGAAGATCAACGCTGGTGAGGAACATTCTAGAATCTGATGAACGAATTGTGTCCATGTTGCAGACTCTTTTAAAAGTCCATTTTTCAAACGTATGTGGTAGAATTGCTTAATGCTATTTTGACTTGATTGACCTGAtatgtcagattttttttttttttttagttctgCTGACTTGTGTCTATGGGAGTATGGCATATGAATGTAACTGTAATAGTGTGCATTTGGCATCAGAATTACTCACGGGTCTTCCTCTGTGTCCCTGCCACACTCTTCAGGGTTTGGTGACGATCTGAACTGTATCTTCAATGACGACAACGCTGAGAAGCTGGTGCTGCGAATCCGTATCATGAACAGCGACGAGAACAAGTTCCAAGAGGTGTGTAGTCACTCAAacacagtgtgcacacacacacaacaaaaaaacgTCTACCCAATAAGTATTATTGGAGTTGGTGGTTTCCATAACTTGACCAGCATTAGTATATTGCTGAATGTTGGCTGTCTTGTGCTGTTTTCTCCATTAGGATGAAGAGGTGGTGGATAAGATGGATGACGACGTGTTCCTGAGGTGCATCGAGTCCAACATGCTGACAGACATGACCCTGCAGGGTATTGAGCAGATCAGCaaggtgaggagagagacacacacacacacacacacacacacacacacacacacacacacacacacagggagaaacTGTTCCTGTTTGATTGCACATCTTTTTCAAATGTTCagtcatgttttgttttgcgaaTTTAAATGATTGTACATTCTTCCTAATACACACAAATGGTTGATTCGGTTTTCACTgaactcctcctctctctcctgttgcCCAGGTCTACATGCATCTTCCTCAGACGGACAATAAGAAGCGCATCATCATCACGGAGGACGGCGAGTTCAAGGCCCTGCAGGAGTGGATCCTGGAGACGGACGGCGTGGCTCTCATGCGCGTCCTGAGCGACAAGGACGTCGACCCCGTTAGGACCACCTCCAACGACATTGTGGAGATCTTTACTGTAAGCCTTCGTTTTTTGTCACTCTCTCTTAGAGTAACCGGTTTTTCACAATTGATACATACATGGGGAtaactcatgtgtgtgtatgctcactAATGCCACAAATGGATAGTGCAATgtcaaacaggaaatgtgtttcTGTCTTCACAATTTCTTTTGATGAATTTAGCGAAAGCCACAACAAAATCTAGCTCGGAATAAATGTTTCTCTCCCCTACAACCCTCATGTCTGCAGGTGTTGGGTATTGAGGCTGTGCGGAAGGCTCTGGAGAGGGAGTTGTACCATGTGATCTCCTTTGACGGTTCCTATGTCAACTACCGCCATCTGGCCCTGCTTTGTGACACCATGACCTGCAGAGGTCACTTGATGGCCATCACCCGTCACGGCATCAACCGACAGGACACCGGTCCACTCATGAAGTGCTCCTTTGAAGAGACGGTAAGTGTCATACTCACAAGTGTGctgcccacaaacacacacatacactctatgAAAGAGAAGAGTGAAAGTGTAAGAGCAGTCACTCTTAAAAAAGTAAACCATTTTAATGGGATATCATGTAATTTGTTGGCCACTATAGCCTACAGGGTGAATTGTAGTTCAAAATACTGAAAGCAGAATATCTAGGGgacatattttaatattttttgaTATCTTAAAATAGGTAAATAAGTAATACTTGAGtagataaaataaattaaaaaaacacgGTGGTCACTACCTGTCCACAGGTGGATGTGCTGATGGAGGCCTCGTCTCACGGCGAGTGCGACCCCATGAAGGGTGTGTCGGAGAACATCATGCTTGGCCAGCTGGCCCCTGCCGGCACCGGCTGCTTCGACCTGCTGCTGGACGCCGAGAAGTGCAAGTACGGCATGGAGATCCCCACCAACATCCCTGGCATCAGCGTGCCTGGACGTGAGTACCCACTCTTCACATCGTCACCCTCAAGCACAGACTTGAGTACCAACTCCTCACATCGCcaccctcacaaacacagacttgAGTACCAACTCCTCACATCGCcaccctcacaaacacagacttgagcatacctgcacacacagcaGCTTTGTGAAGTGTCCATTCAAAGCTGCAAGTGTCTCTTTAAATGCCTTTAAGAAAGTCTTGGAAGTTTTATTTTTGTATCATATCATTGTGCCATTTTGCATTTCAGTTTAAAGTATttatttagttagttagttagttctcttctcttctcctgcacTCATGTGCTGTAACTTAGGCTTGGTCTTCGGGGACATACCGATGCTTCGACGAGTAAACCTGCCTTGATTTGTGTGTCATCAAatgttcccctcctctcctctctatagcAACGGGCATGTTCTATGGCTCCGCCCCGAGCCCGATGAGCGCCATGTCTCCGGCCATGACCCCCTGGAACATGGGAGCCACCCCTGCTTACGGTGCCTGGTCGCCCAGCGTCGGTGAGTGCGCGTCCGATCTGCGTTCTTCACATATTAGCTTGTAACTCCTAACGTAATGCTATGCTGTCTGTACTTGCTTTACTGACACGGCCGTTTTGCTGCTCCAGGGAGTGGAATGACCCCCGGAGCTGCAGGCTTCTCTCCCAGCGCGGCGTCCGACGCCAGCGGCTTCTCCCCGGGTTACTCCCCGGCCTGGTCCCCCACGCCGGGCTCTCCTGGATCCCCGGGGCCTGCCAGCCCCTACATCCCCTCACCAGGTCAGTACGCTCAACACTGTAATGTTACGGATGTGACTTATTTTGGGCTGGTGAGAACAGTTTATAGCGGGTGCCTAAAAAAGTCCCATGTTATCACTGTGGTAGTTATTAGACCTATAGTATAATATTACAGTATTTCTTTGTTTACCTACATGCACATTATCGGTAGAGTTCTGTAGTTATTACTGTTTTAGTAAGGTTTTGAAATGAGTTATAGAGTCTGATTTAGTTTTTCTTATGGTTGTCCTGCAGGTGGCGCCATGTCTCCAAATTACTCTCCCACCTCCCCTGCCTACGAGCCTCGCTCTCCTGGTGGCTACACCCCGCAGAGCCCAGGCTACTCCCCGACATCACCCTCCTACTCGCCCACTTCTCCATCCTACTCCCCCACCAGCCCCAACTACAgccccacctccccctcctACTCTCCCACCTCCCCCTCCTACTCCCCGACCTCGCCCTCCTACTCACCCACATCACCCAGCTATTCACCCACATCTCCATCTTATTCCCCAACTTCTCCATCCTACTCCCCAACATCACCCTCTTACTCTCCCACGTCGCCCAGCTACAGTCCGACGTCGCCCAGCTACAGCCCGACGTCCCCCAGCTACAGTCCCACCTCCCCATCCTACTCGCCGACGTCTCCGAGCTACTCGCCCACGTCGCCGTCTTACTCGCCCACGTCTCCATCCTACTCCCCGACTTCACCCTCCTACTCGCCGACGTCCCCGAGCTACAGCCCGACGTCGCCCAACTACACCCCGACGTCGCCCAGCTACAGCCCCACCTCTCCTTCCTACAGCCCGACGTCTCCGAGCTACTCCCCCACCTCTCCGAACTACACCCCGACGTCCCCCAGCTACTCCCCCACCTCGCCCTCCTACTCACCGACCTCTCCATCCTACTCCCCCTCCAGCCCACGGTACACCCCACAGTCCCCCACCTACACCCCGAGCTCACCCTCCTACAGCCCCAGCTCACCCTCCTACTCCCCGACTTCCCCCAAAtacacccccacctccccctcctACAGTCCAAGTTCCCCGGAGTACACCCCGACGTCCCCCAAGTACTCCCCGACTTCTCCCAAATACTCCCCGACCTCGCCCAAATACAGCCCAACGTCCCCCACCTACTCCCCCACCACACCCAAATACAGCCCCACCTCGCCGACTTACTCTCCCACGTCCCCAACCTACACCCCCACCAGCCCCAAGTACTCCCCCACTTCCCCAACCTACTCCCCGACCTCTCCCAAGTACTCCCCCACGTCTCCCACCTACTCGCCCACTAGCCCCAAGGGCTCCACCTACAGCCCGACGTCCCCCGGATACagccccacctcccccacctaCAGCCTCACCAGCCCCGCCATCAGCCCCGACGACAGCGATGAGGAGAACAACTGAAGCCCGTCGGAGGACGGGAGCCCAGCCTGCGGCTCCCCCCACCCCAGCGATTGGCCCTCAGACCCCGGGACAGATGACTGATGAAGGACTGCCCCTGCAGGGGAGGCAGTTGGGGTGTTGTGGAggaggtggtagtggtggtggttcaGAGAGGAGGCTTAGGACCCTGGGGTCCCACATGTGAAAGATTTGTTTATCGTTTTTGTTTTggcccatcccccccccccccctctcccggACCACCTCTTCAGCCTCTTCCCTCTCTGTGGGGGGTCACTCTGTATACTGTTATTGTATTTCATAGACTTGAACTATTTGGCCAGAGAATGGCTGCCTTTAAAAAGACTTGTTGTTTTGTTCTGgttctgtttctgtttgcttgttttgtttttaattttctGGTGGAAGTTACCTCAGGGTAATGTAGCCACAGaataagaaagaaaggaaaaaccGTGTGGTAAACACATCAAAATCTCTTTTCCCATCCTCtcaccttcttctcctcctacCTATCTCTCTCTGAAATTCAGTGTTGGATGTAAAAGAATGGGAGAGCTCAAGTATTGCCAAAagcctttgaaaaaaaaaaaaaagcaaatggTGGATTGTATTTATCTGCAAAGCTTTGAAGTTTCaaactgttttgtttgttttttttttttttgtctaattTAGAAATAACTTTagtggagtagagaggagagcacAGACCTTTTTAATAACATATTTTATTCAAAAAAACGTATCTCATAGacctttgttttttgtgttcTGTAAATATTGTTGCCAGATTGGCTACTAAGATTCTGATTGTTTGGCTTGATATGTCCAGATTGATGAGAAATCCGATATACAGAGAATTGTCTTCGTCCAGAAGTGTATGGTCTCGCTAGCAATTAGTTTATTCATAAATGCGAGTTGAGATTTAATTTTACCTTGTATCTAAGAAGAGGTGACATTAGACGTAACGCAACTCAACAGTTGTGAAGGGGGAGGA comes from Alosa sapidissima isolate fAloSap1 chromosome 18, fAloSap1.pri, whole genome shotgun sequence and encodes:
- the polr2a gene encoding DNA-directed RNA polymerase II subunit RPB1; the protein is MHGPPSSDSACPLRLIKRVQFGIISPDELKRMSVTEGGIKYSETTEGGRPKLGGLMDPRQGVIERTGRCQTCAGNMAECPGHFGHIELAKPVFHVGFVNKIMKVLRCVCFFCSKLLVDSNNPKIKDILGKSKGQPRKRLTHVYDLCKGKNICEGGEEMDNKFGMEQQDHDEDLTKEKGHGGCGRYQPIIRRTGLELYAEWKHVNEDSQEKKILLSPERVHEIFKRISDEEDIILGMDPKFARPEWMILTVLPVPPLAVRPAVVMQGSARNQDDLTHKLADIVKINNQLRRNEQSGAAAHVIAEDVKLLQFHVATMVDNELPGLPRAMQKSGRPLKSLKQRLKGKEGRVRGNLMGKRVDFSARTVITPDPNLQIDQVGVPRSIAANMTFPEIVTPFNIDRLQELVSRGNSQYPGAKYIIRDNGDRIDLRFHPKPSDLHLQIGYKVERHMCDGDIIIFNRQPTLHKMSMMGHRVRILPWSTFRLNLSVTTPYNADFDGDEMNLHLPQSLETRAEIQELAMVPRMIVTPQSNRPVMGIVQDTLTAVRKFTKRDVFLDRGEVMNLLMFLSTWDGKVPQPAILKPRPFWTGKQIFSLIIPGHINVIRTHSTHPDEEDSGPYKHISPGDTKVIVENGELIMGILCKKSLGTSAGSLVHISYLEMGHDVTRLFYSNIQTVVNNWLLIEGHSIGIGDSIADAKTYLDIQNTIKKAKQDVIEVIEKAHNNELEPTPGNTLRQTFENQVNRILNDARDKTGSSAQKSLSEYNNFKSMVVAGSKGSKINISQVIAVVGQQNVEGKRIPFGFKHRTLPHFIKDDYGPESRGFVENSYLAGLTPTEFFFHAMGGREGLIDTAVKTAETGYIQRRLIKSMESVMVKYDATVRNSINQVVQLRYGEDGLAGESVEFQNLATLKPSHKAFEKKFRFDYSNERALRRTLQEDVVKDVLTNAHVQSALEREFEKMKEDREILRAIFPTGDSKVVLPCNLARMIWNAQKIFRINPRTPTDLNPLRVIEGTHELSKKLVIVNGEDPLSRQAQQNATLLFNIHLRSTLCSRRMTEEFRLSTEAFDWLLGEIETKFNQSIAHPGEMVGALAAQSLGEPATQMTLNTFHYAGVSAKNVTLGVPRLKELINISKRPKTPSLTVFLVGQAARDAERAKDILCRLEHTTLRKVTANTAIYYDPNPQNTVVTEDQEWVNVYYEMPDFDVTRISPWLLRIELDRKHMTDRKLTMEQIAEKINAGFGDDLNCIFNDDNAEKLVLRIRIMNSDENKFQEDEEVVDKMDDDVFLRCIESNMLTDMTLQGIEQISKVYMHLPQTDNKKRIIITEDGEFKALQEWILETDGVALMRVLSDKDVDPVRTTSNDIVEIFTVLGIEAVRKALERELYHVISFDGSYVNYRHLALLCDTMTCRGHLMAITRHGINRQDTGPLMKCSFEETVDVLMEASSHGECDPMKGVSENIMLGQLAPAGTGCFDLLLDAEKCKYGMEIPTNIPGISVPGPTGMFYGSAPSPMSAMSPAMTPWNMGATPAYGAWSPSVGSGMTPGAAGFSPSAASDASGFSPGYSPAWSPTPGSPGSPGPASPYIPSPGGAMSPNYSPTSPAYEPRSPGGYTPQSPGYSPTSPSYSPTSPSYSPTSPNYSPTSPSYSPTSPSYSPTSPSYSPTSPSYSPTSPSYSPTSPSYSPTSPSYSPTSPSYSPTSPSYSPTSPSYSPTSPSYSPTSPSYSPTSPSYSPTSPSYSPTSPSYSPTSPSYSPTSPNYTPTSPSYSPTSPSYSPTSPSYSPTSPNYTPTSPSYSPTSPSYSPTSPSYSPSSPRYTPQSPTYTPSSPSYSPSSPSYSPTSPKYTPTSPSYSPSSPEYTPTSPKYSPTSPKYSPTSPKYSPTSPTYSPTTPKYSPTSPTYSPTSPTYTPTSPKYSPTSPTYSPTSPKYSPTSPTYSPTSPKGSTYSPTSPGYSPTSPTYSLTSPAISPDDSDEENN